A stretch of Lactiplantibacillus brownii DNA encodes these proteins:
- a CDS encoding DEAD/DEAH box helicase, producing MLDVFKEKFAAAGFTEMSPIQTAVATPMAAGTSVLGLAPTGSGKTLAFTWPMLESLRVGEGTQALILAPSQELAMQTTGVVREWAQLIDAKVLAITGGANVKRQTEKLKQHPEVVVGTPGRVTNLIADGKLKLGHLKLMIIDEADELLTDETLDQIREILDATFAETLQLGFFSATETKILDELPRWFGQSVEKIDVRAIDETQGVVRHRTMEVGNRHRVDLLKRISRVDHLRALVFFNKMQELQHVSLELRHQHVSYVALTSNQRQVEREKALRLFRQGKVELLLTTDLAARGLDVPELPAVINYQLPKDVTTYIHRSGRTGRMGAEGLVLTLGDDHDIRDFKKMMKSTDYEVKPGYLVDYQIVDTKPDKVKPALTFDHPSRVTEAANGRHRVEGAGHPDTVKRGAAPSQPVSVRASEFETPKKHKGHNKHSKKKGMRKKNRDRFSK from the coding sequence ATGTTAGACGTATTTAAGGAAAAATTTGCCGCGGCGGGATTCACCGAAATGTCGCCGATTCAAACGGCAGTTGCCACACCAATGGCCGCTGGAACGTCAGTCTTAGGACTAGCGCCGACCGGTTCTGGTAAAACACTGGCCTTTACTTGGCCAATGTTGGAAAGTTTACGCGTGGGTGAGGGGACACAAGCCTTGATTTTAGCCCCTTCACAAGAACTTGCCATGCAAACGACGGGGGTTGTCCGTGAATGGGCGCAACTTATTGACGCAAAAGTCTTAGCCATTACTGGTGGCGCCAATGTTAAGCGTCAGACCGAAAAGCTTAAACAACATCCAGAAGTTGTGGTTGGGACACCAGGTCGAGTGACCAATTTAATTGCGGATGGTAAGCTCAAATTGGGCCATTTGAAGTTGATGATCATTGACGAAGCCGATGAATTGTTGACAGATGAAACGTTAGACCAAATTCGTGAAATCTTGGATGCGACATTTGCAGAAACGTTACAATTGGGCTTCTTCTCTGCGACCGAGACAAAGATCTTAGATGAATTGCCACGTTGGTTTGGGCAAAGCGTTGAAAAGATCGATGTGCGGGCAATTGATGAAACCCAAGGTGTTGTGCGGCATCGGACGATGGAAGTAGGTAACCGTCACCGGGTTGACTTATTGAAACGGATCAGTCGTGTGGATCATTTGCGGGCGTTGGTCTTTTTCAACAAGATGCAAGAGTTGCAACACGTTTCACTAGAGTTACGCCATCAACATGTCAGTTACGTGGCATTGACCAGTAACCAGCGACAAGTCGAACGTGAAAAAGCGCTACGCTTATTCCGTCAAGGCAAGGTCGAATTACTGTTGACGACCGACTTGGCCGCGCGAGGCTTAGATGTGCCAGAACTCCCAGCAGTGATCAATTATCAGCTGCCTAAAGATGTGACGACTTATATTCATCGTAGTGGCCGTACGGGACGGATGGGCGCAGAAGGTCTGGTTTTAACTTTAGGTGATGACCATGATATTCGAGACTTTAAGAAAATGATGAAGTCAACGGATTATGAGGTGAAACCGGGGTATTTGGTGGATTATCAAATTGTGGATACGAAACCTGATAAAGTTAAACCAGCGTTGACCTTTGACCACCCAAGTCGTGTGACTGAAGCTGCCAATGGTCGCCATCGTGTTGAAGGTGCGGGTCATCCTGATACCGTGAAACGTGGTGCGGCACCAAGCCAGCCCGTTTCAGTTCGTGCGAGTGAATTTGAGACGCCTAAGAAACATAAGGGGCACAATAAGCACTCTAAGAAAAAGGGTATGCGAAAGAAGAACCGCGATCGGTTTAGTAAGTAA
- a CDS encoding universal stress protein, which produces MPSTYQHVLVPVDSSAAAQTAFNEAVNIAQRHQAKLTALYVVDDSAYHTPALDPVLTELLNAEGSHAEAAMADRRKFVQTTTVPVFKDEVAYGNPKRLIEAYAKQHSEIDLIVLGATGKDSPHRVAVGSTTSYVVDHAPCNVIVIR; this is translated from the coding sequence ATGCCAAGTACTTATCAGCATGTGTTAGTTCCCGTGGACAGTTCAGCGGCTGCACAAACCGCGTTTAATGAAGCGGTCAATATTGCCCAGCGGCATCAGGCGAAGTTAACGGCGCTGTACGTTGTGGATGATAGTGCATATCATACCCCAGCGCTCGACCCTGTTTTGACTGAATTGCTGAATGCCGAGGGGTCACACGCAGAAGCGGCCATGGCTGACCGACGTAAATTCGTTCAGACCACCACCGTCCCCGTCTTCAAAGATGAAGTGGCGTATGGCAATCCTAAACGCTTGATTGAAGCATACGCCAAACAACATTCTGAAATAGATTTAATTGTTTTAGGGGCAACTGGCAAAGATTCTCCTCACCGGGTTGCGGTGGGTTCAACGACCAGTTATGTGGTCGACCACGCCCCATGTAATGTCATCGTCATTCGCTAA
- a CDS encoding DUF1828 domain-containing protein, with product MSSISELRKTVEVFYKQNITLSAIQAGVTRIDTPFLDRHSDAIVLYAVTEGNNRIKLTDYGYVLDDLESDGVYLARSKKRLSVLKEQLNAFSVKINIENNELFIETSIEEYPIKQNLLIQAMLFTNDMFMLSNKRITSLFINEVATFFESHNIRVTNGPNIIGPSGMIHHYDFSIPGIRDIPEKLIKTMNTSSNEYYAKSITMDTIQTKETRPNTSFYAIINDEEPIDSTILNLFGSENIIAIPFSKRSDYVKQLAK from the coding sequence ATGTCATCTATTTCAGAGTTAAGAAAAACAGTTGAAGTTTTTTATAAACAGAACATCACTCTGTCGGCAATACAAGCAGGCGTTACCAGAATCGATACGCCTTTTTTAGATAGACATAGCGATGCCATTGTCCTTTATGCTGTAACAGAGGGAAATAACCGCATAAAGCTAACCGACTATGGTTATGTCCTTGATGATTTGGAATCTGATGGTGTGTATTTAGCCAGATCCAAGAAACGACTGAGTGTACTTAAAGAACAATTGAATGCTTTTTCAGTGAAAATAAATATCGAGAATAATGAACTCTTTATCGAAACATCTATTGAGGAATATCCGATAAAACAAAATTTGTTGATACAAGCGATGCTTTTTACCAATGATATGTTTATGCTTTCAAATAAAAGAATCACTTCTTTATTTATTAATGAGGTGGCCACCTTCTTTGAATCTCATAATATCCGTGTCACCAATGGTCCAAATATTATCGGCCCATCTGGAATGATTCATCATTATGACTTCTCAATCCCCGGAATTAGAGATATACCAGAAAAATTAATTAAAACTATGAATACTTCTAGTAATGAATATTATGCAAAATCCATTACTATGGATACAATCCAAACCAAAGAAACTCGCCCTAACACTTCTTTTTATGCAATTATTAACGATGAAGAACCAATTGATAGCACCATACTAAATCTGTTTGGCTCTGAGAATATCATTGCAATTCCATTTTCAAAACGTTCAGATTATGTCAAACAATTAGCAAAATAA
- a CDS encoding DUF1697 domain-containing protein — MTYLLLLRGVNVGGHHRVPMATLRELFVAAGCTQVHSYINSGNLFFTSAQTVPAVEQLTATILTTNFEFPIDFRILTETEFMADLAQAPSWWGQAPTLRHNALFKLCTYEHDHDTWLPTKLTAYDQVLITPNVIFWTSTLRVNFSRSFYSKLLGTAFYQQTSARNFNTTMKLKTLFFN; from the coding sequence ATGACTTATTTATTACTATTACGTGGCGTCAACGTGGGTGGTCATCACCGCGTACCCATGGCGACTTTACGGGAGTTGTTTGTGGCTGCGGGCTGTACGCAGGTCCATTCCTATATCAACAGTGGCAATTTATTCTTTACTAGTGCCCAAACCGTGCCGGCAGTTGAACAACTTACTGCGACTATTTTGACCACTAATTTTGAGTTTCCTATTGATTTTCGAATCTTGACCGAAACTGAATTTATGGCAGACCTGGCACAAGCACCGAGTTGGTGGGGCCAAGCGCCCACTTTACGCCATAATGCGTTGTTCAAATTGTGCACTTATGAGCACGACCATGATACCTGGTTACCGACGAAGTTGACGGCTTATGATCAAGTCTTGATTACGCCCAACGTTATTTTTTGGACGTCGACACTACGGGTTAATTTTAGTCGATCATTTTATTCGAAATTGCTAGGCACCGCCTTTTACCAGCAAACGAGTGCGCGTAATTTTAACACGACGATGAAATTAAAAACGTTATTTTTCAACTAA
- a CDS encoding DUF6978 family protein, producing the protein MRIDSHNGTHLNPNGVEIPQNHMHIYHKIDGLRKDAVAVPLPDEINDITTLFIALEQFLIYTNTEQYEE; encoded by the coding sequence ATTCGCATTGATAGTCATAATGGGACTCATTTAAATCCAAACGGTGTTGAAATACCACAAAATCATATGCACATCTACCATAAGATAGATGGCCTCAGAAAAGACGCCGTGGCAGTTCCACTTCCTGATGAAATTAATGATATTACAACGTTATTTATAGCCTTAGAGCAGTTTCTAATTTATACTAATACTGAACAGTACGAAGAATAA